A stretch of the Oncorhynchus clarkii lewisi isolate Uvic-CL-2024 chromosome 9, UVic_Ocla_1.0, whole genome shotgun sequence genome encodes the following:
- the LOC139417118 gene encoding growth-regulated alpha protein-like: MNTANITIVLLTLLAIFSATEGKRQPRVLRCLCPNVQTGRIPFRNLKRVLHLPPRPHCSKTEVIITLKNGRQLCLDPNDRPVKILVARSTKRMQESKHSKEVGSTTHTP; the protein is encoded by the exons ATGAACACTGCAAACATAACCATCGTTCTGCTCACCCTCCTGGCAATCTTCTCAGCAACTGAAG gGAAAAGACAGCCACGGGTTCTACGCTGCCTTTGCCCCAACGTGCAGACTGGTCGTATTCCGTTCAGGAATCTGAAGAGAGTGCTGCATCTCCCTCCTCGACCGCACTGCTCAAAGACTGAAGTCAT TATCACACTCAAAAATGGACGTCAACTCTGCCTGGACCCAAATGACCGCCCGGTGAAGATTCTGGTGGCGAGATCAACCAAAAG AATGCAGGAAAGTAAACATTCTAAAGAGGTTGGAAGCACTACTCATACCCCGTAA